The DNA window TCCATAATTACAGTACAAGCTCCGCATTCTCCTTCTCCACAGCCTTCCTTGGTTCCTAAAAAACCCAATTTATCCCTTATAACATCTATAAGTCTCATATCTTCTTCAATTTCCACTTTGTACATTTTTCTATTTACATTAAGTTCTATTGTTTTCATAGCTTTCACCTTCCCTCTGCAAAATGAATATATGAAATCTAACCATTAAAATTAATAGCATTGTTCAAAGCATTTCTTAACACACCTTTAACAGCTGCACTTTTAAACTCAACCGTCGATCTTCCAGCTAGTCTTTTGGCAACTTGTTGCTGCATAAAATTTACTCCTTCTTCAATGACTTCTTCATTTAGCACTTTATCCTTAAAGAATTGTTCAGTTTCTCTTTCTCTCATTCCAAATCTTCCCAGAGAGCCATTAGCTATTCTGATTTCCTTACAGATTTTTTCTTCATCAAATTCTATAAACACACTTGTGCATATCCTAGAAATGGCAAGCGCTTTCCTAAGGCCTAGTTTACTAAATGATAAAATCTCCTTATGACTTGGATTCTTAAACTTTACAGATACAAGTAGTTCGTCATCTCTTAAGGCAACCTTCCCCTTGTCTAAAAGCAATTCTTCTACTAAGACTTCTCTCTCTTCATGTTTGCTTTTTACTACTGCAACTGCATCTAGTGCTAAAAGTGGAGGGACTGTATCTGCTGCAGGAGAACCATTGCAAATGTTTCCTCCAATAGTTCCTTTGTTTCTAATCTGAGGTGAGCCTATAGAATGAGCAGCTTCCTTTAATCCTGCAAGTCTGCTGCTAAGTAATTTAGATTTTGCTATTTCTGTAAAGGTTGTAGCACCACCAATTTCAACTATTCCATTTTCTATTCTAATAAATGACATTTCCTTTATACTAGATACATCTATTAAGGCTTCAAAATTTGTCTTGCGATTTTTAATTTCTATAACTAAATCTGTACCTCCAGCAATAATTTTCCCTTTTCCTTTATATTGGTATAAAAGTTCAACTGCTTCTTGGATAGTCTCTGGCTTATGAACATATTTTATAGACATATATCCGTCCTCCTCAATTTCACTAGTAAAAATATTATAACCCCTCATATAATATATACCCAAAATATTAATTTGTTTTCTGTTAGCACACTTGATGTATAATTATTGTAAAACTATGATATGGCAATGTTTCGCTGATATAGTTTCGATTTTACAATAAAAAGTAAACTCAGAATATATGAAATAAGTGGGAAAATACTAAGGAATGTTCTGAACTCAATTTTCACCATAAATGGATGACATGAAAAGCTTATTTTAAAGCTCCGCTCCCTAGAAAGGGAGCGGAATTTTAATTCTAAAGGAAAATATATTTTAACACAAACAATATGGATAATATATAAACTACTGGTGATACTTCTTTTCCTCTTCCAGTTAAAAGCTTTAATACTGCATATGAAACCATACCAAATACTATACCTTCTGCAATACTATATGCTATTGGCATCATGATAATTGTTAAGAAAGCTGGTATAGCCTCTGTGAAATCATCTAGATCAATCTTCATAATTGGTGACATCATGAATAGTCCAACTATTACAAGTGCTGGAGCAGTAGCTGCAGTTGGTATAATACCAAATATAGGAGCAAGGAATAGTGCAAGTGCAAACAATATAGCTGATGTAAGCGCTGTAAGCCCTGTTCTACCACCTTCAGCAACTCCTGAAGCACTCTCTACATATGTTGTAACTGTACTTGTTCCTAAAAGTGCTCCTACAGTTGTACCAACAGCATCTGCAAACAATGCAGGCTTAACTCTTGGTAAAGTTCCTTTTTCATCAAGCATATCAGCTTTTGAAGCAACTCCCACTAGTGTTCCTATAGTATCAAATACGTCCACAAACAAGAATGTAAACATTACCACTAGCATATCAAGAGTAAATATTTCAGAGAAGTTTAATTTAAATGCAACTTTTGATAATGATGGTGGAAGTGAAACTAGATTATCAGGTATTGGTGTAACCCCAAGAGGTAAACCTATGACTGTGGAAATTAATATACCTATTAAAATAGCACCTCTAACCTTCTTATATAAAAGAATACCTGTAATTATGATTCCTAGTATAGCAACTATAGCAGCTGGTTCTGTAAGGCTTCCAAGTTTTACTAGAGTAGCATCATCTCCAACTATAATACCTGCTCCTTGGAATCCAATAAAAGCTATAAATAATCCAATACCAACTGAAACTGCATTCTTTAAGTTCATAGGTATTGCGTTTACTATTGCTTCACGTGCATTGACGAAAGACATTAAAATGAAAATAATACCTTCTAAGAATACTGCTGTTAAAGCAAATTCCCATGAGTGTCCCATAACCCCACAAACAGTAAAAGCAAAGAATGCATTTAGTCCCATTCCAGGAGCTAAAACAAATGGATAGTTAGCATAAAAAGCCATGATTAATGTAGCTATAATTGCTGATAATGCTGTAGCTGTAAATACTCCACCTTGGTCCATATTTGCAGCTGAAAGAATGTTAGGATTTACAGCTAAAATATAGCCCATTGTCATAAATGTAGTAATACCAGCGATGATTTCTGTCTTAACATTAGTTTTGTTCTCACTTAACTTAAATGTTCTCTCTAAGAAACCTGTTTGAGCATGCGAATTATTACTCATTATTAAACCCCCTATTTTTTATTTTTCCCTATAAAAATTCTTCCTTTGTAAAAAATATCTCTCTAGCAGCTACCCTCCTTTCTATATTCTATTATGCATATCTTAAGATAATTATTATCTTAAGATAGCTAATTAAGCAGTTAATGTTTTATTTATATCTGCTTAATTATAGCTTGTACACAATCGCTATTTCTTTAATTGCCATAAATAAGGTATATATAATAGTATGAATATTGTTATGACTAGTAAATGCATATCACTTTTATGCACTTACTAGTTATAGCAAGGAAAACGTTTTACCGTTATTATTTTTATGCCCAAGCTTCTACGTTAAGTGTAGAAGCTTGGGTCAGCAACCATTATCTAACTACTGGATCAAGGATCTCAAAGTTATCTACATCTATTAATCCCTTGTCGCTTATTTTCCACTTTGGACTTGTTGATAAAGCTAAGAATGACACATGCATAAATGGGGCATGTAGTGTTCCACCTAGCTGTTCTCTTACAGTTGACTCTAAGCTTGCTATCTTAGCGCTTACCTCTGGACCTGTTAATTCGTCTGTTATAAGTCCTCCAACTGGAAGTGCTAATTCATCTAAAACTCTTCCATTATTAGCAACAGCAACTCCACCGCCCATTTCTATAACTCTATTCACAGCAGCAACCATATCCCTTAAGTTAGTTCCTGTAACTGTTATATTATGAGTATCATGAGCAATTGATTGTGCAAATGCACCTTGCTTTAATCCAATTCCTTTAACCATAGTTTTACCGATGTTTCCGTTGCGTCCGTATCTCTCTATATTAGCTAAGTATATTACATCCTGTTTGACATCTGCTTCTACTATGCCTCTATTAACTCTAACCTGAGCTTCACCAGTTCCTGTTAAGTTTTGATCTGGTATTGCCTGAATGTATCTAACCGTAGCAGTATTTCCATCTGCTTTAATTTCTAAATCCTCTTCAGTTATAGGTGCTCTTTTTACTGAATTCTTAACTACATCTGGATAAGTATATTTTGGTAGATCTATTAATAGCTGCCCTTGGGAAGCTACTAATTCGCCTTTTATAAACACAGCTTCAACAGTCATTTCTTTTATATCACTAATAACTGCTATATCAGCTACTCTGCCTGGTAAAAGAGCTCCTCTATCGTTTAATCCCCAATAAGTTGCGGGATTTATTGTTGCCATTTGTATAGCTTCAATAGGGTCTACCCCTTCTCTTATTGTTCTTCTAATGATATCGTTCATATGGCCTGATTTTTCCAAATCTTCAGCTACCATATCATCTGTAACTAATATGAGTCTTCTTGAGTCAAGTCCTTCCTCTGTTACGGCTCTTATACACTCAGCCATATTTCTTTGAGTAGAGCCTTCCCTCATAAAGACGTATACACCCTGTCTTAGTTTTTCTACACACTCTTCTTTAGTTGTTGTTTCGTGGCAAGAACAAGTTCCTCCACAGCATATTATATGAGCCGCTAAATCTGCGCCAAACAATTCTGGAGCATTGCCATCAACTGGCTTTCCTATGCTTTTAGCATAAGTAGTTGATGTTAATAGGTCTGTTATTATTTCTGGTGTATTTTTATACACATGTTTAGCAAGAGAAAAACCCTGTAGCTCTCCTATACCAAATATATTTGGATAATTTAAGAGATCCTCCATGTCTTTAGAATTTATATCAACACCTGCTGTTTCTAATCTTGGTGCATCAGGAGTTAAAGCTGGAACCTGTAGCCTTACAAAATTTGGGACTACATTGCATTCATCAGCCATAGCTTTCATAGCTATTGGTCCTAGGGCATTACCGATCTCGTGTGGGTCAGCTATTAAAGTAGTGGTGCCAGATGGTATAGACAGCCTTGAGAACTCAGTAATAGTTAACATACTACTTTCAAAGTGCATATGTGAATCCATAAATCCCGGTGATAAATACAATCCTCTCACATCTACAACCTTTGTATCTGGTCCTATTAGCGATTGGCAGTCGCCAACAAGTACTATATATTCTCCTTTTATTGCAATATCTGCTGTATAGACTTCTCTCGTCATTACATTTATCACATTACCGTTATAAAGTACTATGTCAGCAAAATGCTTATCTGACATTAATACATCGATTAGCTCTCTATATTCCATTGCTTGTTTTATATCCTGTGGCTTTAACAAACTTTTGCCTCCTTTCCCTTGTTACTCATCAATAAGTTCTTTATATACATCCATATTATCCACTATACCTACAATAGCAGCATCGATTGCCGCATTTTTCTTATCTGCAGCATTTCTAGATGCAGTTCCGGTTGCATAAAATACTATCTCTCCTATGCCTGCACCTACTGTATCTACTGCTATAATAGGCTTTCCTGAAGGCTTAGAGTCTATATCAATAGGCTGTGTTATTAAAAGCTTGCTTCCTACTAGGCTTTCACTTTTTCTTGTTGCAACTACCGTACCTATAACCCTACCTAATTGCATTTTATCACTCCTTTATTCTAATGTCCCTTGATTATCCTTATTCCTAGTTCTTTTGCCCTGTCGTATGCTAGAGGAGTTATAATTGTTCCCATAGGTACAGTCACTTCATTGTTATTGGCTCTCATTTTAATTAAGTCTTTCTCTGTTATAACTTGACGAGAACTATGGTTTTCTTGTGCAACTGCATTTTGAGAGTTGTGAGTAGTAGTATTTTCAGGCATTGGGCTGTCCCTAAAAACATTTAGCATCTCCACAAGATAATCTTTTTTATCAATACCTTTTACTCCCATATTCTGAAGCTTTTCTACATAGTCATTCATAATCTGTTGAAGCATTGGTACCTTAGACTTATTTCCCCTATACTCAAGTACATTTTCAAAGTCCACAAGTATCTTTTTGCCATGCCATAAGCCTTGCCACAATAGAGTTGACACAAAGCAATCTTGTATTCCTAAGGCTAGTTTAGCAGCAGTGTCTTGGGTTGTCATAGGCACTATTATACCATCTACGCTTTCTAATATCTCTCCAAAAATCGGTTTATCTTTTTGTGTATACACCATATCTGCTTGCAGGGTAGATTTTATAGAGGCTATTCCTTGTATACCAATAATATCTTCCCCGTTTTCAGTTATGGCAATATCAAATGTAAAGCCGTAGCGCCTTGCTTTTGAAAGCTCTTTAAGTGATTCGTCAAGACCAAAATTAGTACCTGTGAACACAGCTAATACATGTCTATTTAAGTAAGGCTGATACTGATGTCTTAATCCAGCTACTTCCCTTGGGTTATATTCGACTTTTATCTTTTGTACTAATTGACTAACTATATCGCTAGTTTGATTATATTTATCCATGTTCTAACACCCCATAAGGTTTATGCTACTACATACTATTTAATAGTAGCTTTTACATAAAAGTCCTTATTCATAGTTCTTAAGTATTACTCTTTCAACTTCTGAGTGTGGTCTTGGTATTACGTGTACTGAATGTAACTCTCCTACATTTCTAGCAGCTTCTGCACCAGCATCTGTTGCAGCTTTAACTGCTCCAACATCTCCTCTTACCATAACAGTTACAAGACCGAAGCCTATTTTATCATATCCAACTAATGTAACATTAGCCGCTTTAACCATAGCATCTGCTGCCTCAACAGCTCCTACTAAACCTTTAGTTTCTACCATTCCTAACGCTTGACTCATTATTATTCCTCCCTTGATTAATTACTTTGTACTTGTTTTCTTTTTGCTTTCTTCTGTATTAGCTTTTTTATCTTCATTTTCCTCTTTTTTTGGTTCAGATTTTTTATTTTCTTTTTTAGTATTTAGATTTTTCTCAAATTCGCTAATTAACTTATCAACTTCTTCATGAGGTCTAGGTATTACATGACTAGATACAACCTTGCCAACTTTGTTACCAGCAGACACTCCAGCTTCAACAGCTGCTTTTACTGCTGCTACTTCTCCTGCAATGTTTATAGTAACACTTACAAGTTTGTCGACCCCAATTACCTTCTCAACTCCTACAAGCTTTACGTCCGCCGCCTTACTTGCAGCATCTAATGCTGTAATAGCTGCAGTTAATCCAACTACTTCGATTAATCCAAGAGCTGATTTCACAACTACACCTCCTTATTTCCTATCACTATAGTAAGGAGCCCTTTTTTCCTATTGAGTCCAAAGAAACCTTAGGAATATAAGCTTCTAAATTGTTGATAACTCCAGTTTTTATATATACATCTTTAGTATTATTCTGCTTTGCTGAATTTCCTACGTTATTTGCTTGATTATCATTTGGTTTCTTTATCCTGCCAGCTAAGTCATTTAAGGTCATCATAGTATTTGATTTAATGTCAGTAGCCTTGCTGCTTCCAGATTTAACTTTACCTTTAACCAAATCTCCAAGCTTAACCTTCTCAAAGGAATCTCCTCTATTGTTGTAATCTGCTGACTTAGATGATAAGCTAAGAGTCTCTAAGGTTTTGGAGGTTCCAGCTGCTCTATCCGAACTTTTTTTCATAACACTTAGCAATAGCTGCTCTTCTTTCTGACCTAGTGTTGATATAGAATAAGTATTTTTTGAATAATTACTTCTCGTATCAGCTATTTTACTATTCTGAGTAATATTATTCATAATTACTCTTGCTAATGGGTTAGCCATTTTATTCACCACCATTTAGCTATACTAGTATTTTATCTACTTCGTCATGAGGTCTAGCTATGACGTTTGTAGATATTATTTCTGCTAATCCCTTTACTACTTCTACTGCATTATCTACAGCTGCCTTTACTGCGGCTACTTCTCCTGATACTATTACAGCAACGACTCCAGAGCCGACAAAATTCACATCAACTATGTGTACATCAGCTGACTTAACCATAGTATCAGCTGCCTGTATAGCAGCGACTAAACTTCTGGTTTCTACCATACCTATGGCCTGTCTCATACTCTATTACCACCTTTAATTATTTTTTCATTTCTGGAAAGTACTTTTGAATGTCTATCTTTCCTTCAAATCCAGGAATCACTGCCATCTCATAAAAATGCGCATTCTCACCTAAAGGCTTTGTAGCATCAATTCCCATTTTATCCGTAACTCCACGAGCAACATGTGATGCTTCCAACCCCGAACCCAATGCTCCTGGCACTATAACTACATCTTGCGAAGCCTGAACTCTAGAAGCTAATGCTAGCTCTACGCTCTTTACATCATATATATCAATATCCTCATCTACTACAACTACATGCTTAATATCATAAAAC is part of the Proteiniborus sp. MB09-C3 genome and encodes:
- a CDS encoding NCS2 family permease, with protein sequence MSNNSHAQTGFLERTFKLSENKTNVKTEIIAGITTFMTMGYILAVNPNILSAANMDQGGVFTATALSAIIATLIMAFYANYPFVLAPGMGLNAFFAFTVCGVMGHSWEFALTAVFLEGIIFILMSFVNAREAIVNAIPMNLKNAVSVGIGLFIAFIGFQGAGIIVGDDATLVKLGSLTEPAAIVAILGIIITGILLYKKVRGAILIGILISTVIGLPLGVTPIPDNLVSLPPSLSKVAFKLNFSEIFTLDMLVVMFTFLFVDVFDTIGTLVGVASKADMLDEKGTLPRVKPALFADAVGTTVGALLGTSTVTTYVESASGVAEGGRTGLTALTSAILFALALFLAPIFGIIPTAATAPALVIVGLFMMSPIMKIDLDDFTEAIPAFLTIIMMPIAYSIAEGIVFGMVSYAVLKLLTGRGKEVSPVVYILSILFVLKYIFL
- a CDS encoding EutN/CcmL family microcompartment protein, encoding MQLGRVIGTVVATRKSESLVGSKLLITQPIDIDSKPSGKPIIAVDTVGAGIGEIVFYATGTASRNAADKKNAAIDAAIVGIVDNMDVYKELIDE
- a CDS encoding adenine deaminase C-terminal domain-containing protein, whose protein sequence is MLKPQDIKQAMEYRELIDVLMSDKHFADIVLYNGNVINVMTREVYTADIAIKGEYIVLVGDCQSLIGPDTKVVDVRGLYLSPGFMDSHMHFESSMLTITEFSRLSIPSGTTTLIADPHEIGNALGPIAMKAMADECNVVPNFVRLQVPALTPDAPRLETAGVDINSKDMEDLLNYPNIFGIGELQGFSLAKHVYKNTPEIITDLLTSTTYAKSIGKPVDGNAPELFGADLAAHIICCGGTCSCHETTTKEECVEKLRQGVYVFMREGSTQRNMAECIRAVTEEGLDSRRLILVTDDMVAEDLEKSGHMNDIIRRTIREGVDPIEAIQMATINPATYWGLNDRGALLPGRVADIAVISDIKEMTVEAVFIKGELVASQGQLLIDLPKYTYPDVVKNSVKRAPITEEDLEIKADGNTATVRYIQAIPDQNLTGTGEAQVRVNRGIVEADVKQDVIYLANIERYGRNGNIGKTMVKGIGLKQGAFAQSIAHDTHNITVTGTNLRDMVAAVNRVIEMGGGVAVANNGRVLDELALPVGGLITDELTGPEVSAKIASLESTVREQLGGTLHAPFMHVSFLALSTSPKWKISDKGLIDVDNFEILDPVVR
- a CDS encoding BMC domain-containing protein translates to MRQAIGMVETRSLVAAIQAADTMVKSADVHIVDVNFVGSGVVAVIVSGEVAAVKAAVDNAVEVVKGLAEIISTNVIARPHDEVDKILV
- a CDS encoding BMC domain-containing protein, whose amino-acid sequence is MMSQALGMVETKGLVGAVEAADAMVKAANVTLVGYDKIGFGLVTVMVRGDVGAVKAATDAGAEAARNVGELHSVHVIPRPHSEVERVILKNYE
- a CDS encoding BMC domain-containing protein; its protein translation is MKSALGLIEVVGLTAAITALDAASKAADVKLVGVEKVIGVDKLVSVTINIAGEVAAVKAAVEAGVSAGNKVGKVVSSHVIPRPHEEVDKLISEFEKNLNTKKENKKSEPKKEENEDKKANTEESKKKTSTK
- a CDS encoding FAD binding domain-containing protein; this encodes MSIKYVHKPETIQEAVELLYQYKGKGKIIAGGTDLVIEIKNRKTNFEALIDVSSIKEMSFIRIENGIVEIGGATTFTEIAKSKLLSSRLAGLKEAAHSIGSPQIRNKGTIGGNICNGSPAADTVPPLLALDAVAVVKSKHEEREVLVEELLLDKGKVALRDDELLVSVKFKNPSHKEILSFSKLGLRKALAISRICTSVFIEFDEEKICKEIRIANGSLGRFGMRERETEQFFKDKVLNEEVIEEGVNFMQQQVAKRLAGRSTVEFKSAAVKGVLRNALNNAINFNG